A DNA window from Falco peregrinus isolate bFalPer1 chromosome 8, bFalPer1.pri, whole genome shotgun sequence contains the following coding sequences:
- the PCDH12 gene encoding protocadherin-12 isoform X1, with amino-acid sequence MPRMCSRRRDRLGMRRQAGKPTAAGRGSGVLGFASIMLLLSRSALHLPALWWYLFLSADAQEVATFTVQYRVFEEVPLGTVIGTLAEHFEEGESGETVDTFQLMETPGRFPLHVGSRDGVLSTAGRVDREQLCRHSDPCWVSFDVLANQNLALIHVAVQVLDINDNAPQFPTPELELEMSESASLRTRIPLDRALDADAGPNAHCSYTLSPSEHFSLEVVSSSDGTRHAELIVVKEVDRELHSSFDLVLTAADHGEPPKSGTALIKVIVLDSNDNSPVFAESSLTVEVREDALPGTLLVTVTATDPDQGPNGEIEYSLSRHAPLEVLNAFGINARTGSIFLKHPLDYEETHAYELDVQARDLGANPIPAHCKILVKVLDVNDNAPDVHVTWAARAPVLSEALPKDSFVALVTASDPDSGSNGQVHCSLSQGYEHFRLKRTNSHSYMLMTNTTLDRELRAEYNLTLVVRDQGDHSLAVLKHLTICISDVNDNAPSFEKAAYEVAVAENSEAPAFLLTVCATDPDLDFNGKITYSIPDSSALGLVSIDPTTGDVFALQAFDYEQERSLEFLVTAEDGGHPRLASNVSIRLAVLDRNDNAPVITTPALVGGTAVLSVLVNAETGCFWVVPGNGSTQGTAAVTNASCTSTPFLFTIAARDVDSGINGALRYDLVGGDDAGLFILDPFLGQVFLNASNASSLAGSEQELVVRVSDKGDIPLHSLARVHLVFRHQGAFSKISAQDPSWLSPYLVVFICLAAVLGGCLLLLALTLSLRKKEKKDGMAYNCREAEDARRQQQLKKPHRQIQKTDIHLVPLLRGRPQEAELPRPCQEDLPGTAAPVPGGSPQPPLHLTPTLYRTLRNQRTQKDSDEQQGTFNLPILQRRPCQPHRQKNPSKDAVSPPDAPPHCKSLVKPLQGPAGQPPLPPSKPVGAGGPGQPQPHQHILRSLVRLSLVALAEQSPTGEFAMESPPVQQISQLLSLLHQGQFQPKTNHRGNKYTAKNGSRAAGLDTDCLSTKDSGHGESEAEDRDSESGFELSVQQLVGEELETLLEPQAELALKRLTAADPAWVARLSLPLTSNYKDNVFSPDSPHSPQDEEAARQEKPRTFETFGKGAGADSNAAGTRLASTFLSEMSTLFEMILSQKVQVHNETGSGLLRQLSAHGKSLGLEDSAPVL; translated from the exons ATGCCAAGGATGTGCAGTCGCCGTAGGGACCGTTTGGGTATGCGGCGGCAGGCGGGCAAGCCCACAGCAGCGGGCCGGGGCAGTGGGGTGCTGGGCTTTGCCAGcatcatgctgctgctgagccgcTCCGCTCTCCATCTCCCAGCCTTGTGGTGGTACCTCTTCCTCTCCGCCGATGCCCAGGAGGTGGCCACGTTCACGGTGCAGTACCGGGTGTTTGAAGAAGTGCCACTGGGAACGGTGATAGGGACGCTGGCTGAGCACTTTGAGGAGGGCGAGAGTGGCGAGACAGTGGATACCTTCCAGCTGATGGAGACCCCCGGGAGGTTCCCACTACACgtggggagcagggatggggtgCTCAGCACGGCTGGGCGGGTGGacagggagcagctgtgccGGCACAGTGATCCCTGCTGGGTCTCGTTCGATGTGCTGGCCAACCAAAACCTGGCTCTGATTCATGTGGCTGTGCAAGTGCTGGACATCAATGACAATGCGCCACAGTTCCCCACGCCCGAGCTGGAGCTGGAGATGTCAGAGAGCGCATCCCTGCGGACGCGGATCCCACTGGATCGAGCCCTGGATGCTGATGCTGGCCCCAATGCCCACTGCTCCTACACCCTCTCCCCCAGTGAGCATTTTTCTCTGGAGGTTGTCTCCAGCTCTGATGGGACAAGGCATGCAGAGCTCATTGTCGTTAAAGAAGTGGACCGGGAGCTGCACTCCTCCTTCGACCTTGTGCTGACGGCTGCTGATCATGGGGAGCCACCAAAATCAGGTACCGCTTTAATTAAAGTAATTGTTCTCGACTCCAATGATAATAGCCCCGTCTTTGCAGAGAGCTCTTTGACGGTCGAGGTTCGGGAGGATGCTCTGCCCGGGACCCTCCTTGTGACGGTCACAGCCACTGACCCCGACCAGGGTCCCAACGGGGAGATCGAGTACAGCCTGAGCAGGCATGCACCCCTGGAAGTGCTAAACGCTTTCGGCATCAACGCCCGCACGGGCAGCATCTTCCTGAAGCACCCACTGGACTACGAGGAAACCCATGCCTACGAGCTGGATGTGCAAGCCCGGGACCTGGGTGCAAACCCCATTCCGGCACACTGCAAGATCCTGGTCAAAGTCCTGGATGTCAATGACAATGCTCCTGATGTCCATGTCACCTGGGCCGCGCGGGCGCCTGTGCTCTCGGAAGCGCTCCCCAAAGACAGCTTCGTGGCTCTGGTGACGGCCAGCGACCCTGATTCGGGAAGCAATGGGCAAGTGCATTGCTCCCTCAGTCAAGGGTACGAGCACTTCAGGCTGAAGAGGACCAACAGCCACAGCTACATGCTGATGACCAACACCACGCTGGACAGGGAGCTGCGTGCCGAGTACAACCTGACGTTGGTGGTGCGGGACCAGGGTGACCACTCCTTGGCCGTGCTGAAGCACCTCACCATCTGCATCAGCGATGTCAATGACAATGCCCCCTCCTTCGAGAAGGCTGCCTATGAGGTTGCTGTTGCTGAGAACAGTGAAGCACCTGCCTTCTTGCTCACGGTCTGTGCCACTGACCCTGACCTGGATTTCAATGGGAAAATTACGTACAGCATCCCGGACTCCTCTGCTTTGGGTCTGGTCTCAATTGACCCCACCACTGGGGATGTTTTTGCCCTCCAAGCTTTTGATTATGAGCAGGAGAGGAGTCTGGAGTTCCTGGTGACCGCTGAGGATGGTGGGCATCCCCGGCTGGCATCCAACGTCTCCATCAGGCTGGCTGTGCTCGACCGCAATGATAACGCACCTGTCATCACCACGCCAGCGCTGGTGGGAGGCACAGCTGTGCTGTCCGTCCTGGTCAATGCAGAGACGGGGTGCTTCTGGGTGGTCCCTGGGAATGGGAGCACCCAAGGGACTGCAGCAGTGACCAATGCGTCATGTACCAGCACTCCCTTCCTCTTCACCATCGCGGCCAGGGATGTCGACTCTGGTATCAATGGGGCTCTCCGGTATGATCTGGTGGGTGGGGATGATGCTGGGCTCTTCATCCTGGACCCTTTCCTGGGGCAGGTCTTCCTCAATGCCAGCAACGCCAGCAGCCTTGCTGGCAGCGAGCAGGAGCTGGTGGTCCGGGTGAGTGACAAGGGGGACATCCccctgcacagcctggctcGGGTCCACTTAGTTTTCCGGCATCAGGGGGCATTCTCCAAAATCTCAGCCCAGGATCCCAGCTGGCTGAGCCCGTACCTGGTGGTCTTTatctgcctggctgctgtcctGGGCGGGTGCCTTCTCCTTTTGGCTTTAACCCTGTCCTTGCGtaagaaggagaagaaggacGGCATGGCATACAactgcagggaggcagaggatgcccgcaggcagcagcagctcaagaAGCCGCACAGGCAGATCCAGAAGACCGACATCCACCTCGTCCCGCTGCTCCGGGGCCGGCCCCAGGAGGCTGAGCTCCCCCGTCCCTGCCAGGAGGATCTGCCCGGCACAGCTGCCCCTGTGCCGGGGGGTtccccacagcctcccctcCACCTCACCCCCACTCTCTACAGGACCCTGAGAAATCAGAGGACCCAAAAAGACTCAGATGAGCAGCAGGGGACCTTCAACCTGCCCATCCTGCAGCGTCGACCATGCCAACcccacagacagaaaaatccGTCGAAAGATGCTGTGAGTCCCCCAGATGCACCACCGCACTGCAAGAGCTTGGTGAAGCCACTGCAGGGGCCCGCGGGACAGCCCCCACTGCCACCCAGCAAGCccgtgggtgctgggggacctgggcagccacagccccaccagcacaTCCTCAGGAGCCTGGTCCGGTTGTCACTGGTGGCACTGGCGGAGCAGAGCCCCACTGGGGAGTTTGCGATGGAGTCGCCCCCGGTGCAG CAAatctcccagctgctctccctgctgcaccaGGGCCAGTTCCagcccaaaacaaaccacagggGAAACAAATACACGGCCAAGAACGGCAGCAG GGCCGCGGGGCTGGACACTGACTGCCTGAGCACGAAGGACAGCGGGCACGGCGAGAGCGAGGCAGAGGACCGCGATTCCGAGAGTGGGTTTGAACTCTCcgtgcagcagctggtgggagaggagctggagacCCTCCTGGAGCCGCAGGCAG AGCTGGCCCTCAAGAGGCTGACGGCTGCTGACCCAGCATGGGTGGCTCGGCTCTCCTTGCCACTCACCAGTAATTACAAGGACAACGTCTTCTCCCCTGACTCTCCGCATTCACCTCAGGATGAGGAAGctgcaaggcaggagaaacCAAGGACCTTTGAGACCTTTGGCAAAGGTGCTGGGGCTGACTCAAACGCTGCTGGGACAAGACTGGCCAGCactttcctttcagaaatgagCACCCTCTTTGAAATGATTTTGTCCCAGAAGGTCCAAGTCCACAATGAAACAGGCTCGGGGCTTCTGCGGCAGCTATCGGCACACGGGAAGAGCCTTGGACTGGAAGACAGCGCTCCTGTTCTGTAG
- the PCDH12 gene encoding protocadherin-12 isoform X2 gives MPRMCSRRRDRLGMRRQAGKPTAAGRGSGVLGFASIMLLLSRSALHLPALWWYLFLSADAQEVATFTVQYRVFEEVPLGTVIGTLAEHFEEGESGETVDTFQLMETPGRFPLHVGSRDGVLSTAGRVDREQLCRHSDPCWVSFDVLANQNLALIHVAVQVLDINDNAPQFPTPELELEMSESASLRTRIPLDRALDADAGPNAHCSYTLSPSEHFSLEVVSSSDGTRHAELIVVKEVDRELHSSFDLVLTAADHGEPPKSGTALIKVIVLDSNDNSPVFAESSLTVEVREDALPGTLLVTVTATDPDQGPNGEIEYSLSRHAPLEVLNAFGINARTGSIFLKHPLDYEETHAYELDVQARDLGANPIPAHCKILVKVLDVNDNAPDVHVTWAARAPVLSEALPKDSFVALVTASDPDSGSNGQVHCSLSQGYEHFRLKRTNSHSYMLMTNTTLDRELRAEYNLTLVVRDQGDHSLAVLKHLTICISDVNDNAPSFEKAAYEVAVAENSEAPAFLLTVCATDPDLDFNGKITYSIPDSSALGLVSIDPTTGDVFALQAFDYEQERSLEFLVTAEDGGHPRLASNVSIRLAVLDRNDNAPVITTPALVGGTAVLSVLVNAETGCFWVVPGNGSTQGTAAVTNASCTSTPFLFTIAARDVDSGINGALRTLRNQRTQKDSDEQQGTFNLPILQRRPCQPHRQKNPSKDAVSPPDAPPHCKSLVKPLQGPAGQPPLPPSKPVGAGGPGQPQPHQHILRSLVRLSLVALAEQSPTGEFAMESPPVQQISQLLSLLHQGQFQPKTNHRGNKYTAKNGSRAAGLDTDCLSTKDSGHGESEAEDRDSESGFELSVQQLVGEELETLLEPQAELALKRLTAADPAWVARLSLPLTSNYKDNVFSPDSPHSPQDEEAARQEKPRTFETFGKGAGADSNAAGTRLASTFLSEMSTLFEMILSQKVQVHNETGSGLLRQLSAHGKSLGLEDSAPVL, from the exons ATGCCAAGGATGTGCAGTCGCCGTAGGGACCGTTTGGGTATGCGGCGGCAGGCGGGCAAGCCCACAGCAGCGGGCCGGGGCAGTGGGGTGCTGGGCTTTGCCAGcatcatgctgctgctgagccgcTCCGCTCTCCATCTCCCAGCCTTGTGGTGGTACCTCTTCCTCTCCGCCGATGCCCAGGAGGTGGCCACGTTCACGGTGCAGTACCGGGTGTTTGAAGAAGTGCCACTGGGAACGGTGATAGGGACGCTGGCTGAGCACTTTGAGGAGGGCGAGAGTGGCGAGACAGTGGATACCTTCCAGCTGATGGAGACCCCCGGGAGGTTCCCACTACACgtggggagcagggatggggtgCTCAGCACGGCTGGGCGGGTGGacagggagcagctgtgccGGCACAGTGATCCCTGCTGGGTCTCGTTCGATGTGCTGGCCAACCAAAACCTGGCTCTGATTCATGTGGCTGTGCAAGTGCTGGACATCAATGACAATGCGCCACAGTTCCCCACGCCCGAGCTGGAGCTGGAGATGTCAGAGAGCGCATCCCTGCGGACGCGGATCCCACTGGATCGAGCCCTGGATGCTGATGCTGGCCCCAATGCCCACTGCTCCTACACCCTCTCCCCCAGTGAGCATTTTTCTCTGGAGGTTGTCTCCAGCTCTGATGGGACAAGGCATGCAGAGCTCATTGTCGTTAAAGAAGTGGACCGGGAGCTGCACTCCTCCTTCGACCTTGTGCTGACGGCTGCTGATCATGGGGAGCCACCAAAATCAGGTACCGCTTTAATTAAAGTAATTGTTCTCGACTCCAATGATAATAGCCCCGTCTTTGCAGAGAGCTCTTTGACGGTCGAGGTTCGGGAGGATGCTCTGCCCGGGACCCTCCTTGTGACGGTCACAGCCACTGACCCCGACCAGGGTCCCAACGGGGAGATCGAGTACAGCCTGAGCAGGCATGCACCCCTGGAAGTGCTAAACGCTTTCGGCATCAACGCCCGCACGGGCAGCATCTTCCTGAAGCACCCACTGGACTACGAGGAAACCCATGCCTACGAGCTGGATGTGCAAGCCCGGGACCTGGGTGCAAACCCCATTCCGGCACACTGCAAGATCCTGGTCAAAGTCCTGGATGTCAATGACAATGCTCCTGATGTCCATGTCACCTGGGCCGCGCGGGCGCCTGTGCTCTCGGAAGCGCTCCCCAAAGACAGCTTCGTGGCTCTGGTGACGGCCAGCGACCCTGATTCGGGAAGCAATGGGCAAGTGCATTGCTCCCTCAGTCAAGGGTACGAGCACTTCAGGCTGAAGAGGACCAACAGCCACAGCTACATGCTGATGACCAACACCACGCTGGACAGGGAGCTGCGTGCCGAGTACAACCTGACGTTGGTGGTGCGGGACCAGGGTGACCACTCCTTGGCCGTGCTGAAGCACCTCACCATCTGCATCAGCGATGTCAATGACAATGCCCCCTCCTTCGAGAAGGCTGCCTATGAGGTTGCTGTTGCTGAGAACAGTGAAGCACCTGCCTTCTTGCTCACGGTCTGTGCCACTGACCCTGACCTGGATTTCAATGGGAAAATTACGTACAGCATCCCGGACTCCTCTGCTTTGGGTCTGGTCTCAATTGACCCCACCACTGGGGATGTTTTTGCCCTCCAAGCTTTTGATTATGAGCAGGAGAGGAGTCTGGAGTTCCTGGTGACCGCTGAGGATGGTGGGCATCCCCGGCTGGCATCCAACGTCTCCATCAGGCTGGCTGTGCTCGACCGCAATGATAACGCACCTGTCATCACCACGCCAGCGCTGGTGGGAGGCACAGCTGTGCTGTCCGTCCTGGTCAATGCAGAGACGGGGTGCTTCTGGGTGGTCCCTGGGAATGGGAGCACCCAAGGGACTGCAGCAGTGACCAATGCGTCATGTACCAGCACTCCCTTCCTCTTCACCATCGCGGCCAGGGATGTCGACTCTGGTATCAATGGGGCTCTCCG GACCCTGAGAAATCAGAGGACCCAAAAAGACTCAGATGAGCAGCAGGGGACCTTCAACCTGCCCATCCTGCAGCGTCGACCATGCCAACcccacagacagaaaaatccGTCGAAAGATGCTGTGAGTCCCCCAGATGCACCACCGCACTGCAAGAGCTTGGTGAAGCCACTGCAGGGGCCCGCGGGACAGCCCCCACTGCCACCCAGCAAGCccgtgggtgctgggggacctgggcagccacagccccaccagcacaTCCTCAGGAGCCTGGTCCGGTTGTCACTGGTGGCACTGGCGGAGCAGAGCCCCACTGGGGAGTTTGCGATGGAGTCGCCCCCGGTGCAG CAAatctcccagctgctctccctgctgcaccaGGGCCAGTTCCagcccaaaacaaaccacagggGAAACAAATACACGGCCAAGAACGGCAGCAG GGCCGCGGGGCTGGACACTGACTGCCTGAGCACGAAGGACAGCGGGCACGGCGAGAGCGAGGCAGAGGACCGCGATTCCGAGAGTGGGTTTGAACTCTCcgtgcagcagctggtgggagaggagctggagacCCTCCTGGAGCCGCAGGCAG AGCTGGCCCTCAAGAGGCTGACGGCTGCTGACCCAGCATGGGTGGCTCGGCTCTCCTTGCCACTCACCAGTAATTACAAGGACAACGTCTTCTCCCCTGACTCTCCGCATTCACCTCAGGATGAGGAAGctgcaaggcaggagaaacCAAGGACCTTTGAGACCTTTGGCAAAGGTGCTGGGGCTGACTCAAACGCTGCTGGGACAAGACTGGCCAGCactttcctttcagaaatgagCACCCTCTTTGAAATGATTTTGTCCCAGAAGGTCCAAGTCCACAATGAAACAGGCTCGGGGCTTCTGCGGCAGCTATCGGCACACGGGAAGAGCCTTGGACTGGAAGACAGCGCTCCTGTTCTGTAG
- the SMIM33 gene encoding small integral membrane protein 33 isoform X1, which yields MQPDLFWSLGLMVEEAFPTPFSPCAGKTAQIFTPAHLLRASRSACSAMNTSSPSSQLRQPEPQDAAAFTPISIVRSVTKKSDALPMISVIVVIFVLLAVFIIIAVHYGPHLRTVQITLYHEPMPQDLDNGVHLMDWKKLGSQKKLPAQPCQQELASVDVAGVSCQCSCKHHLPCRSSEPNVIEVTYL from the exons ATGCAGCCAGATCTCTTCTGGTCACTCGGCTTGATGGTAGAAGAGGCATTTCCCACTCCGTTCTCCCCATGTGCAGGAAAGACAGCCCAAATATTCACCCCAGCTCATCTGCTGAGAGCCTCCAG GTCAGCCTGCTCAGCCATGAACACGTCCTcacccagcagccagctgagaCAGCCTGAGCCCCAGGATGCAGCTGCCTTCACCCCCATCTCCATTGTCAGGAGCGTGACGAAGAAATCGGACGCCCTGCCCATGATCTCAGTGATCGTCGTCATCTTCGTCCTCTTGGCTGTCTTCATCATCATTGCGGTGCACTATGGCCCTCACCTCCGCACCGTCCAGATCACCCTCTACCACGAGCCCATGCCGCAGGACCTGGACAACGGGGTACACCTCATGGACTGGAAGAAGCTGGGCTCCCAGAAGaagctgcctgcccagccctgccagcaggagctggccagCGTGGATGTGGCCGGTGTGAGCTGCCAGTGCTCCTGCAAGCATCACCTTCCCTGCAGGAGCTCTGAGCCCAATGTCATCGAGGTCACATACCTGTGA
- the SMIM33 gene encoding small integral membrane protein 33 isoform X2 — protein MNTSSPSSQLRQPEPQDAAAFTPISIVRSVTKKSDALPMISVIVVIFVLLAVFIIIAVHYGPHLRTVQITLYHEPMPQDLDNGVHLMDWKKLGSQKKLPAQPCQQELASVDVAGVSCQCSCKHHLPCRSSEPNVIEVTYL, from the coding sequence ATGAACACGTCCTcacccagcagccagctgagaCAGCCTGAGCCCCAGGATGCAGCTGCCTTCACCCCCATCTCCATTGTCAGGAGCGTGACGAAGAAATCGGACGCCCTGCCCATGATCTCAGTGATCGTCGTCATCTTCGTCCTCTTGGCTGTCTTCATCATCATTGCGGTGCACTATGGCCCTCACCTCCGCACCGTCCAGATCACCCTCTACCACGAGCCCATGCCGCAGGACCTGGACAACGGGGTACACCTCATGGACTGGAAGAAGCTGGGCTCCCAGAAGaagctgcctgcccagccctgccagcaggagctggccagCGTGGATGTGGCCGGTGTGAGCTGCCAGTGCTCCTGCAAGCATCACCTTCCCTGCAGGAGCTCTGAGCCCAATGTCATCGAGGTCACATACCTGTGA